One region of Candidatus Omnitrophota bacterium genomic DNA includes:
- the nadC gene encoding carboxylating nicotinate-nucleotide diphosphorylase: MIRRSLDEDAADRDITSAALFQKPKTAQAAIISGEEGVLCGITIAMAVFVMRNSGIKFMPLAMDGEPIRPEQQIAYIEGDAKAILSAERTALNFLSRLSGISTLTAEFVEAVRPYRTKIMDTRKTTPGLRILEKYAVKTGGGTNHRIGLHDQVLIKDNHLAAAGYNWDAVSRAVRSCQRKKIKAEIEVQDLKQFNEALKINPDIIMLDNMDLKEIKSAVALRDKYRHGLRLEVSGGVNLKNVKKIASTGVEMISIGALTHSVKAIDFSLEIVQ; encoded by the coding sequence ATGATACGCCGCTCACTCGATGAGGACGCCGCAGACAGGGACATAACGTCCGCGGCACTCTTCCAAAAGCCGAAGACGGCGCAGGCGGCAATAATATCCGGCGAAGAAGGCGTGCTCTGCGGCATCACGATAGCTATGGCGGTATTCGTCATGCGCAACTCCGGGATAAAATTCATGCCGCTCGCGATGGACGGCGAACCGATACGGCCGGAACAGCAGATCGCATATATAGAGGGGGATGCGAAAGCAATACTCAGCGCCGAAAGGACGGCCTTAAACTTCCTAAGCCGCCTGTCGGGAATATCTACTTTGACGGCCGAATTCGTTGAAGCGGTAAGACCTTATAGAACAAAGATAATGGACACCCGCAAAACCACGCCGGGACTGCGCATACTCGAGAAATACGCGGTCAAGACCGGCGGCGGCACCAATCATCGCATAGGCCTCCACGACCAGGTATTGATCAAGGATAACCATCTTGCCGCGGCCGGTTACAACTGGGACGCCGTCTCTCGAGCCGTCAGGTCCTGCCAGAGGAAAAAGATAAAGGCCGAGATAGAGGTCCAGGACCTTAAGCAATTTAACGAAGCCCTTAAGATCAACCCCGACATAATAATGCTGGATAATATGGATTTGAAAGAGATCAAGTCCGCCGTAGCTTTGCGCGACAAATACCGTCACGGGCTGAGGCTGGAAGTCTCGGGCGGCGTTAACCTCAAGAACGTAAAAAAGATCGCTTCAACCGGCGTAGAGATGATATCTATCGGCGCGCTGACACATTCAGTAAAGGCGATAGACTTCTCCCTGGAGATCGTGCAATGA
- a CDS encoding valine--tRNA ligase has product MPEIPSAYNPKVTEDKWYKLWESKKLFHAEPDSERKPYTIVIPPPNITGILHMGHALNDTIQDIIIRWRRMQGWNAEWLPGTDHAGIATQNVVEKMLAKEGKKRQDLGREKFIERVWQWREQYGTTIISQLKRLGCSCDWDRTRFTMDEGLSSAVNEVFIRLYEKGLIYRGNYIINWCPRCQTALSDEEAQHKDLNGLLYYIKYPVKGEKRYVTVATTRPETMLGDVAVAVNPKDERYKNLVGETLILPLINREIKVFADDIVDPEFGTGAVKVTPAHDPNDFDMGRRHSLEPIVVMDPDGSMSKNTGDYAGMDRFEAREAIIEDLKEMNLLEKIDQHAHSVGHCYRCHTVVEPYLSLQWFVKMKPLAKPGIEAAKSGKIKFYPERWSKVYLDWMENIRDWCISRQIWWGHRIPVYYCGKCQKASEGKKGIIVARSKPQKCPDCGGTDIVQDEDVLDTWFSSWLWPFSTFGWPEKTKDLAYFYPTSTLVTAQEIIFFWVARMIMAGYEFMGDAPFRDIYIHGTVRDETGAKMSKSLGNIIDPIEIIDEFGTDALRFSIISITAVGQDVFLSKEKFQVGRNFANKIWNASRFVMANLSEDVDTDLCVLYKNADLTLADRWILSNLYSTLEGLEKALGSYRFSEAANLLYDFIWHKYCDWYLEIAKSRIKEKNTQVILYKVLEKSLRLLHPIMPFLTEEIWSILPHKRDSIMVQPWPHLQKDLIDKKAEEEMDLAIGIITVIRNIRAEVNIPPQKSCKAIVAAGSAKSRAAIDKSLDYIKNLGRLESLEVTEKLKRPKASSVAVFGDCEICVPLEGLVDIEAEKKKMMSKAGELEKYVKSIESKLNNKNFVERAPKDIIDKEKEKLSEAKVSLGKLRENLKRLES; this is encoded by the coding sequence ATGCCAGAGATACCTTCTGCATACAACCCGAAGGTGACGGAAGACAAGTGGTACAAGCTTTGGGAGTCGAAGAAACTCTTCCATGCCGAACCCGACTCGGAACGCAAGCCCTACACGATAGTCATCCCGCCGCCTAATATTACCGGCATCCTCCATATGGGCCACGCCCTCAACGACACTATCCAGGATATCATCATAAGGTGGCGCAGGATGCAGGGCTGGAACGCCGAGTGGCTTCCCGGGACAGACCACGCCGGCATCGCGACACAGAACGTCGTCGAGAAGATGCTCGCGAAAGAAGGGAAGAAGAGGCAGGACCTCGGCCGCGAAAAGTTCATAGAGCGCGTCTGGCAGTGGCGCGAGCAGTACGGCACCACCATAATCTCGCAGTTGAAGCGGCTCGGCTGTTCGTGCGACTGGGACCGCACGCGTTTCACGATGGACGAAGGCCTTTCAAGCGCGGTCAATGAAGTATTCATACGCCTTTACGAAAAGGGGCTTATCTACCGCGGAAATTACATCATCAACTGGTGCCCCAGGTGCCAGACCGCGTTAAGCGATGAGGAGGCCCAGCACAAAGACCTCAACGGCCTGCTCTATTACATAAAATATCCGGTAAAAGGCGAGAAGAGGTACGTCACCGTCGCTACGACGCGCCCTGAGACGATGCTGGGCGATGTCGCGGTCGCGGTAAATCCGAAGGACGAAAGGTATAAGAACCTGGTGGGCGAGACACTGATACTCCCTCTTATTAACAGGGAGATAAAGGTCTTCGCCGACGATATCGTTGACCCGGAATTCGGCACCGGCGCGGTCAAAGTGACCCCTGCCCACGACCCCAATGACTTTGACATGGGCAGGCGGCACAGCCTTGAACCTATAGTCGTGATGGACCCTGACGGCAGCATGAGCAAGAACACCGGGGATTACGCGGGGATGGACAGGTTCGAGGCGCGCGAGGCGATAATCGAAGACTTGAAAGAGATGAACCTTCTCGAGAAGATCGACCAGCACGCGCATTCGGTCGGACACTGCTACAGGTGCCACACCGTTGTAGAGCCCTACCTCTCATTACAGTGGTTCGTGAAGATGAAACCCTTGGCTAAGCCGGGCATAGAGGCGGCCAAAAGCGGCAAGATAAAATTCTATCCGGAGCGCTGGAGCAAGGTATATCTCGATTGGATGGAGAACATCCGCGACTGGTGCATCTCGAGGCAAATATGGTGGGGCCACAGGATACCTGTCTATTATTGCGGAAAGTGCCAAAAAGCGAGCGAGGGAAAGAAGGGAATAATAGTAGCGCGCTCAAAACCTCAGAAATGCCCGGATTGCGGCGGGACGGATATCGTACAGGACGAAGATGTCCTCGATACCTGGTTCTCCTCGTGGCTCTGGCCGTTCTCGACGTTCGGCTGGCCGGAGAAGACAAAGGACCTCGCGTATTTCTATCCGACATCGACTTTGGTAACGGCGCAGGAGATAATATTCTTTTGGGTCGCGCGCATGATAATGGCAGGATATGAGTTCATGGGCGATGCGCCGTTCCGGGATATTTACATCCACGGCACGGTGCGCGACGAGACCGGCGCGAAGATGTCCAAATCCCTGGGAAACATCATCGACCCTATCGAAATAATAGACGAGTTCGGCACCGATGCGCTGAGGTTCAGCATAATCTCGATCACCGCAGTGGGCCAGGACGTATTCCTGTCGAAAGAAAAATTCCAGGTCGGCAGGAATTTTGCGAATAAGATCTGGAACGCGTCGAGGTTCGTTATGGCCAACCTCTCGGAAGACGTCGACACTGACCTTTGCGTCTTATACAAGAACGCGGACCTGACTCTCGCCGACAGGTGGATACTCAGCAACCTCTATTCGACGCTCGAGGGCCTGGAAAAGGCGCTCGGATCGTACAGGTTCAGCGAGGCGGCAAACCTGCTCTACGACTTCATCTGGCATAAATATTGCGACTGGTACCTGGAGATAGCCAAGAGCCGCATAAAGGAAAAAAATACGCAGGTGATCTTATATAAGGTGCTGGAGAAAAGCCTAAGGCTGCTGCATCCCATAATGCCGTTCCTTACGGAAGAGATATGGAGCATCCTGCCGCACAAGAGGGACTCGATAATGGTCCAACCGTGGCCGCACCTACAGAAGGACCTTATAGATAAAAAAGCCGAAGAGGAGATGGACCTCGCGATAGGCATAATAACCGTCATCAGGAATATCCGCGCCGAGGTGAACATCCCGCCGCAGAAGAGCTGCAAAGCGATAGTCGCGGCCGGGAGCGCGAAGAGCCGCGCCGCTATCGACAAGTCGCTCGATTATATAAAGAACCTGGGAAGGCTCGAATCGCTTGAGGTCACTGAAAAACTGAAACGGCCGAAGGCCTCCTCGGTAGCCGTATTCGGCGATTGCGAGATATGCGTGCCGCTCGAGGGGCTTGTGGACATCGAGGCGGAAAAGAAGAAGATGATGTCGAAGGCCGGAGAACTTGAAAAATATGTTAAATCCATAGAATCGAAACTGAATAACAAGAACTTCGTTGAACGGGCGCCGAAAGATATCATCGACAAGGAGAAGGAGAAGCTCTCCGAGGCGAAAGTATCTTTGGGAAAATTAAGGGAGAACTTAAAACGATTAGAGAGCTAG